The DNA region TCGCGAGCGCTGGCTGCACTCGCAAGCCAAGCTGGGGTTCCACGCTCCCGCCTTCCCTGGGTTGAGCGCCGCCGAGCTGACGGAATCGATACAGCGCCAGAAAGATATCTTTGCCGCGTCCGGATTCGACACTGCTTTCGCAACCCGGGCTCTTTCCACGCCCAACAGCCGAGTATGGACCCCGAGCATCGAGGAGTTGCTGCGCGCGCGAGTGATCACGCATGTCTCGACTGGCAGCGAATTTGCCGCATCCGGCTACGGCGCCAACCTGACGCGGCAGGAAGCGGCCTCCCAGTTTCAGGAAAAACTACCGATTCTCGTCACGCTGCGCGCCGTTTCGTCAAAGGATTTTGATTCCATCATCGATGGCTTCTTTTCGGGTTACCAGGAGGGGCAGACGGAATCCGAGCTGATCGACACGGCGCGAAACCACTTGCTTGCTGTTGTTCAAGCCGACATTCCCCTTGCCGATGACGCTGTTCTGGTCGAGCTCGGAAGGCTGTTGGTTGACGAGTATTCGTCGCTCGCCGGCAAGGACCCGTCGCTCTGCTACCAATATGCATCGGGAGCCGTTGACATCGATACTCACAATCTTCCGGCGGCACTCGTTGAGCGCGAGCTCGCATTGTACGAGCGCGTGCTCGAGACCGCATCCCAAAGGCCTGCTCTATCGCAGCAGATCGGAGACGCGCTCTGGGCCAGGGTGAGTGCTGAGGTCCGCAGGCGTGTCGGGGCACAGAAGCTCGGCCTCCTGACCACCGGCAATGTCTCAGCCGCCCAATACGCGGATTATTGCGCTGCGGCGATCGCCTTCTACCAGGAGATCACAGGCCTCAAGGAGGCGGACGGCGCCGCATTGATGCGGCAGACCTATGGAAGCAAATGATGCCGGTCGACCCCGGCGATGAAACGGCCGGCTGCCGCCGCTGCGAACTGGCCGCGGCGAGGACTCGGCACCCGGCGGAACAGATCTTCCGCCGGGCGAACGGCATCAGCGGCGCTTCAGTGGTGATGGGCCGAAACGCTCTTGACGCATTCGGACAACAGATCACCCGGCGCCGAACGGCCGAGGTCGCCGAGGCTCAGGATGCCGACCATCCGCTTGGTCTTGTTCATCACCGGCAACCTGCGAACCTTCAGCCCCTCCATATGCCGCACCGCTTTCGCGAGGTCATCGTCCTCGCGGCAGCAATGGATGCCAGGCGTCATCACGTCGCGCGCCGTCGCGCGGCGGGCATCGAAGCCGTCTTCCGCGAACCCTTTGCAGACGATGTCGCGGTCGGTCACCATGCCGATCAGCCTGTCGTTCTCTCCGATCGGAATGGCGCCCACATCATGGGTGCGCATCAATTTCGCGAGCTCGGTCACAGGGGTCTCCGGACCGACCCATTCGACGCCTTTATGCATTGCGTCTTTGACTTTCATGGCGGACCTCCATTGCTGGATTTGGGTGCACTCGATGGAACGCAGCACCGCCCCCCGCCTCTGCGGTCGACTATACAACGGGTCGCGTCCTAATGCACGACGGCCTCGAGGTCGCAGGGCTAGGACTCGTCCGCCAGTGTTGCACCGCAACAGGCGGGAGCCTCCGACGATCGGATCCTGCCGAGGCAGGCATTTCGGCGATCGGACCGAGATGGATATCCCGCCGCAATGGCTTGACCTAAGACGATTGCCTCGCAAGCATCACGGGACTCGCTGAATGCGCATTTTGGTCGTCGGCGCCTACGGTCTGATCGGCACCTCTATCGTTTCGCGCCTGCTGGCGGAGGGCCATGATGTGGTCGGCGCCGGGCGAGACATCACGGCTGCGCGCCGACGTTTCCCCAAGGTGTTTTGGACGCATGCCGATCTGGGCACCACCTCGGTGGAAGAGTGGGCGTCGCTACTTCGACAAGTCGATGCCGTCGTCAACTGCGCGGGCGCGCTGCAAGACAGCCCGCGTGACGACCTGCGCGCCGTCCATGTGGAGGGGGTTCGAAGGCTCGCGGAAGCTTGCGGCATTGCCGGCATCTCCCGGTTCGTCCACCTGTCGGCAGCCGGCGTAACGGACGATCGAGCGACGGCGTTCAACCGCACCAAATTCGCCGCCGAGGCCATTCTCAAGCGAGCGGATCTCGATTGGATCATCCTGCGCCCGGGCCTGGTCCTGGCGCCGGCAGCCTATGGCGGCACGGCCCTGCTGCGCGGGCTGGCGGCCTTTCCGTTCATTGTGCCCCTGGCTTACCCATCGAGCATTGTGCAGCTCGTCTCGGTAGAGGACGTGGCTGCGGCAGTCTCGCGCGCCCTCTCCGCGGATGCGCCGGTGCGGATCAGCGTCGACCTCGTTCACGCCGAGCCGGTGAGCCTTGCGATGTTGGTCCTCGAGCTCAGAAGCTGGCTTGGTCTACCGCAAGGTCGAATTTTGCACCTGCCGGCCGGAGTGGCGCAGATTGCCGCGAAGGCAACCGATGCGCTCGCCTGTCTCGGCTGGCGAAGCCCGATGCGCAGCGCCGCGCTCGAGCAGCTCCGGATGGGCGTTCGGGGCGATGCGAGCGAGGCGCATCGGACGCTTGGCTTGGAGCTGCGATCGCTGCGGGACATGCTGAACGGCTGGCCGGCTGGAGTACAGGAGCGGTGGTTCGCCAAATCCTACTTTCTGAAACCCGCGATCCTGGTGACGCTGTTCCTGTTCTGGTTCCTCTCGGGCTTGGTCAGCCTGCTCGTCAGCTTTCCCGAGGCTGTGTCCATCTTCACGGTTGCCGGCATTCCGCCACTCATAGCCAAGGTCGCCGTCGTGTCGGGCTCGATGGTCGATATGGCGTTGGCCGTGGCCGTCGGCTTCCGCAGATCGGCCTCTCCCGCACTCCAGGGGATGCTTCTGGTTTCCGCAGCATACTTGATCGTTGGCACGCTGCTGCGACCGGATTTGTGGCTCGATCCTCTTGGGCCGTTCCTCAAAACCATTCCGGCCGCGCTGCTTGCTGCATCGGCGCTGGCAATTCTGGATGAGCGATGATGGATGTCTATACGGTGCTCAGAGTGGTGCATGTGATCGGCGCGACCGTCTTGTTCGGCACAGGCGCCGGCATCGCTTTCTTCATGCTCATGGCCCATCGCACGCGCGACCCGGCCGTGATTGCCCACACCGCCGGCATCGTCGTCATCGCGGACACGATCTTCACCGCATCGGCCGTCATTTTGCAGCCCCTCACGGGAGCGGGGCTCGCGCGCTTGGCGGGCTTTCCGTTGCTGAGCGGCTGGGTCGGCCTCAGCTTGGTTCTCTATGTCGTGGCCGGTATGTTCTGGCTTCCGGTCGTCTGGATTCAGTTGCGGATGCGGGACCTGGCGCGCGCGGCGGTGCGCAGCTACCAGCCTCTGCCTCGTGCCTATTTTCATCTCTTTCGGGTGTGGTTCGCCTTCGGCTTTCCCGCCTTCGCTGCCGTCGTCGGGATCATCTGGCTGATGGTTGCGAAGCCCGATCTGTAGGCTCCCCCCGGCGCAAAAGCTGGGAAGCCGCGGGGATGAAGCAGAAAGCGTAGTGCAACCGGTGCGGCCTCCTGGGCCCTCGGTGTGATCGTCGCTGCGTCAGCCGAGGCGCGGCATGAGTTTGAATATGTGTGTGCTTTGCCATCCTTGGCTGCGTGGAAAAACGCTCCATCCATCTGTTGACACGTGCAAGACGGTCGGTCATCTTGCATTCATGATAGCGCGAAGCAAGCGTACGGAAATCGTCGAACGCGGCCTTGATTTGGTCCATCGTGGTAGCTTTGCCAGTTCGGGTGTAGCCGCCATCACTGCGGCTGCCGGCGCCCCAAAAGGTTCCTTTTACAATCATTTTGAAAGCAAGACGGCGTTCGGCATCGCTATCGTAGATCAATATTTCGACAATGTTCGCTCGACCTTAGGAAGTATACTTAGTGAAAATACCGATCAGCCGATCTTCGGAATTCGGCGGTATTTTTCGCTGTTACGGGAACTCGGAGCGCGCGATCGCTATGCCAGAGGCTGCCTGATCGGCAACCTCGGCGCGGAATCGTCCTCAGCGGAGGACGCTATTCGTCTCCACCTCAATCGCCGCTTGGCGGAGTGGACATCGATCCTTACAACCGCCGTAGCGGCAGCTCAGCGGGCCGGCGAGGCGCGGCGGGACGTGCCGGCTGCGGTTCTTGCCGCCATCTTGCTCGACGCCTGGCAGGGAGCCTTGCTGCGGGCGAAGGTCGAGCGCAAGCCGGCAGGCCTCGACGCTTTTCTGGATGTGCTTCTGCCGGCGCTTTTGGGACAAGCTTCAGCATGAGCCTGCTACGATCCGAGCGGGTGACATCACATTTCCGTCGAGTAGTCGGTCCCAACATCGATGTGAGAAGCTCGTCGCCAACGCCGGCGAGACGTTGACCTTGCACCAGAGGTAGGTATCCATGCCTTACGTTCACGTAGCCCTGACGATCGGTCGCTCCGCGGATCAGAAGCGCTCGCTGATTCGCGCAATCACAGATTCCATAGTGCGAGTCCTGGAAGTGGGACCAAGAGACGTTCATGTGTTTCTCTGGGAATTCACCACCGAGAATGCTGGGGTGGCTGGCGAAGAGCCGGGTCCAACGACAATCAACGACGTGACCATCATCCTCAGGCAGGGACGCCATCTCGAAGTAAAGGCTTTGTTGATCAAAGACTTGACGGATACGATCGGGAAACAGCTCGATATCCCATATGAGGATGTCCACATCATATTGTCGGAAGTGCCGGCCAGCAACATCGGTGAAGGTGGCGTACCGATGAAGTCGCCTGCACAGCCCGCATGGCATATGATCGGTCAGGCGGTCCCACAAACAGCGGCATCTTGATGTCCGTGCGGCGACCAAACGGCCCGCCTTCAGCCTGCGAGGAGACGAGCCTCTTCAACGGTACCAAAGACCGTTGCGTTCGCCTGAACCGCCGCCACCGAATTCCGGCAGGTCTTGGTGGACCGGATGTCGACGATGACTTGCCTCAGCGGCGATCGGGCGGGCGCCTCCGGCGCGCGGCCCTCTCCGCCGCCCTCGGGACGTTTCGGTCCCGATCACGCTCCCGAACGAGGGCGATCCACGATCACCGGCTAGTCACGCTCATCATCGGACACGACGTCGTGATGCTCGCTACGTAGGGCGTCGATTTCGTGTGCTGCCATAGCGGTCTTGGCCGGCGCCAACCGAACCGCGGCTTGCCGTGTCCTACTCGGCAGCCATCAAAGCCGAACTGGGCCGAGCACTAAATGGACTTGAGGCTTCCGGCCGATTTCTTGCCGCTCTTTCGGTCATCTTCAAGTTCATAGCTGATTTTCTGGCCTTCTTGCAGGTCGCCCATCCCGGCCCGCTCAACTGCGGAAATATGGACGAAAACGTCCTGGCCGCCGCCATCGGGTTGAATGAAACCGAAGCCTTTTTGGGAATTGAACCACTTCACCGTGCCCGTAGCCATTTCGAAAATCCTGCCGTTGATGGAGGTTACTTCCATAACTCGCGCCTGAGCTGCCGTCCATCATCAGGGGCCATGCACCCAAAAGACTCGCGTCAACCGCAGGTTGAAGCGTCGTTACGCTGCCGGCCGTCAGGCGGCTCGGCCCCTCAGTGGCGCAGGATCTTGCTCAGGAAGGCGCGGCTGCGCTCGGTCTTGGGGGCGGAGAAGAACTCCTCCGGTGTCCCGATCTCGACGATGCTGCCCTGATCCATGAACACGACCCTCCGGGCGACCTTCCGCGCAAAGCCCATTTCGTGGGTCACCACCATCATGGTCATGCCCTCTTCGGCGACCGCGACCATGACGTCCAGCACCTCGCTGATCATCTCGGGGTCGAGAGCCGAAGTCGGCTCGTCGAACAGCATGATCTTCGGGCGCATGCACAGGCTGCGGGCGATAGCGACCCGCTGCTGCTGCCCCCCGGAAAGCTGGCTCGGATAGGCATCGAACTTGTCGGCGAGCCCGACCTTGGCCAGGAGCTCGCGCCCGGCGCGCTCCGCCTCGGCGCGTGGGGTGCCGCGCACATGGATCGGTGCGAGCGTGACGTTCTCGAGCGCAGTCTTGTGCGGGTAGAGGTTGAACTGCTGGAAGACGAAGCCGACCTCGGTGCGCAGCCGGGTCATATTGGTGCCTGGATCGCCGAGGCGCTGACCGTCCACCATCAGCTCCCCGGACTTGATCTTCTCCAGGCCGTTGATGCAGCGGATCAGCGTGCTCTTGCCGGAACCGCTCGGACCGCACACGACCACCACCTCGCTCGGAAGCACGCCGAGCGTGACATCCCGGAGCACGTGGAGCGTGCCGAACCATTTGTTGACGCCACGAAACTCGATCACGCTCTGCTGCCTTCCTCGATGCACGATCTTCGCGTCTTCACAGCTGGACCTCGGCCTGAGCGGCGCTCATGCGGCTCTCGAGCCGGCGGGCGAGCGCGATGAGCGGATAGCAGACGACGAAATAGCCAAGACCCACGATCCCGAAGACCAGGAGCCCATTGGGCACAAGCTGCACCACGAGCCAGCCGACCCGGGTGAGGTCGGTCAGCCCGATCGCGGACACGACGGAGGAATCCTTGATGAGGAGCACGTATTGGCCGACCAGCGGCGGCAGGATGATGCGCATCGCCTGGGGCAGCACCACATGCCTCATCTGCCGCCATCGCGACAAGCCGGAGGCTAAGGCCGCCTCCACCTGCCCCCTGGGCACAGCGCCGATGCCGCCCGCGACGATCTCGCAGATGAAGCAGGCCGCAAGGTTGCTCAGCGCGATGACGCTGGCGCTGAACGCCTCGAGCTCGATGCCGAACTCCGGCAGGATGAAGAAGATCAGGAAGATCTGCACCAGGAACGGTGTTCCCCGGATGAGGTCGACCCACACGCCGATCGCCAGGCTCACCGGGCGGTAGCTGCCTGCCCTCAGCATCCCCATCGCGAAGCCGATCAGCGATCCGGCGAGGAGGCCGATCAGCGACACCGCCACGGTCGTGCCGAGACCGCGGAGCGCCAGGGGGTAGCTCGAGACGACGCTCTGGAGCTGCTGCCAGATCATGCGCGGATATCCTACCGCGCCGGCTGGAGGCCGAGCCGCAGCAGCGACAGCGACGCCAGTCCCTTCAGGCCGTAATAAAGAACGAGGTAGCACGCGGCGGTGGTGAGGAAAGCTTCCGCCGGCATGAAGCGGTCGGACGCGAGGAGTTGCCCGGCGCGCGTCAGCTCGGCGACGGCGATGAGCGAGAGCAGCGCGGAGTCCTTGACCAGCACGATCGCCTGACCGAGCAGCGGCGGGATCGTTACCCTGAAGGCCTGCGGCAGGATGACGAGGCGCATACGCTGGGGATAGGTCATGCCCGAGGAGATGCCGGCCTCCACCTGCCCGCGCGGGATGGACAGAATGCCCGCCCGGATGATCTCGGCCACATAGGCCCCACTGTTGAGCGAAAGGGCCAGGATGCCGACAAGGCGTTCGGGCAGGACGATGCCGAGCCGAGGCAGCCCGAAATACAGAAAATAGAGCTGCGCCAGCAGCGGCGTGGCGCGGATCGCGTCGATGAAGACCGTCGCCGGGGCACGCAGGAGCCTGGCGCGCTGCAGCTTCATGGCGCAGGCGATGATCCCGACCGCCACGGCCCCGGCGAACGCGATCATGGACAGCCACAGCGTCGCCAAGAGTCCATATCCGAACTCGGGCATGGATTCGAGGATGACGCGGAAGCTGAAATTGCCGAGCATGTTGCGGCGACCTTTGCCCAAGATCCGCGCGCCACGAGGGTCGCGCGGATCTGCCGGGAACCGTCGTTTCGGTCAGTGATCCTTCTTCCAGTCGTCCGAATTGACCCAGTAATCGAGGTTCTTCTTGAGGCGGCCGTCGAGCGTCGCTTGATCGAGGAAGAGGTTCATCCAGATCAGCAGGTCCTGCGAATCATACCGGACGGCGAAAGCGAGCGGCTCCTTGGAGAGCATCTGCGGCATGACCGTGAAGGTCCCGGCCGGATAGGCGGCCGACTGACCGGTCACGGCCGAAACGTCGTTGACGCCGCAATCGGCCTGCCCGTTGTTCACCGCGTCGAGCAGAAGCGGGCCACCGCCCTTGTAGCTCTTGATTTCACCTTTCGGGAGGGCGGCCTTGGCCTCCTTCTCGCCCGTCGCGCCGAGCAGCACGGCGATCCGAGTACCGGGGGCCTTGCAATCCTCGGTCGAATTGAACTTGCCGCCCGCCTTGGTGAAGACGACGCTGCCCGTGTACATGAACGGCTTCGTGAAACCGACTTTCATGGCCCGGGCCAAGGTCGGGGTCATATCGCCGACCAAAAGGTCTGCCTTACCCGACAGAAGCGCCGGGATCAGGCCGTCCCAGTCGAAGTTCAGAAAGTTGATCTTCACCCCCATTTCCTTGGCCATGAGCTCGGCCAGCTCGACTGAGCTGCCGGTCCGCGCCCCGGTCTTGTCGACCATCGAAAAAGGCGGCCCCTGCGTCTGGACCGCAACACGCAGCTCGCCGCGCTTGGTGATTTCGTCGAGCGTTCCGGCCTTCGCGCCCACGGCGCCGGCCACATGCAGGAGCGCAACTCCTGCGACGAGCAATTTGGCAATCTTCATTCGACGTTCCTCCTTCTCGATATCCTGCTTCTCAATATCCTGCCCCTTTCGGGCACTGCTTGGGGCGGCGCCCGCGACCTTGCCGATCGCGGCCGATTTCCCGAAGATCATCGTCTCGCTTAAGGGTCCCAGGTCGTCGTGTCGGACACCTGGATGCCGCGCTTGGCCAGTTCCGAAAAGAATGGGCCGTCGGGCACGTGCATCAATGGATTGAGCAAGCCCGAGCCCGCGACCTCGCCGCGCACCAGCATCTGCGCCACGACGCTCGCCGGGCACCCGACGCCGATGCTCATGCCGAACAGGCCCGAGACGAGGTCACGCTCGATGACGAGGTCGGAGGTCACTGTCTTGCGACGACCGCCCTTCACGCCGCGGAAAACGTTGCGCATCACGCACAGATCCTTCTCGGCCGCGCCATATTGCAGCTGCGGGCCGAGCAGCCGGCCGAGGAACTCCCGCGGGCTCACCTTTCCAAGCAAGCCCGGCACCGGCTCTTCCGATAGGAAGCCGAGCTCTTTCAACGGATTCCAGAAGGCGGACCACCCCGGCCAGCGCAGGGTGTAGCGGCCGGTGCGCTGCAGCGTTCCGGCGACGCCGAGCATCTCGGCATAGCGGACCGCGTCGCCGTTCGGCACCGCCTCCAACCTGCCGAGCCCATCCACCTCGATCTCATGGATGAACGGGTTGTTGTGTTGTTGCCGGGCCGGGATCTGGACGGGCTCGCCTTGCTCGAGAAGGACCGAGTCGCGGTTCTGGCTCATCAGAACCATGTCGAAGTTCCAGCTGACCTTGTAGGATAGCGGCTCCGTCCGGGCTTTCGGCTCCGGGATGCCGCCGCAGTAGGAATCGATCACCATGACGCTGTCGAACTGCCGCGCGGCGCGCCGGTAGAGCACGAGGTCGATGCCGGGATCGAGACCGCACTCGGTCATCACGGAGATCCCCGCGGCCTCCGCCGCCGGCGCGAGATCCTTGACGGACTTGGCGTAGTTGGTGGTGACGATCGGCGTGCGCGTCTCGATCGCCGCGAGAACCGCCTCGCGCATCAAAGGCAGCGGCATGAGATCGATGGCAACATCCACATCCCGCATGACGTCCGCAAGGGCTTGGCGCATCGGCCCCTCGGGAACGACGAGGCGCACGCTGCCCGGATCGACAAGGCCCGCAAGCCGGCTGAGGCCGTCGGGCGCCGTGTCCACGCAGACGATCTCCTCGACGCCGGCGCTGTTGGCCAGATCAGCGATCGCCGCCCGCCCCTGCAGGCCCAGGCCTCCGAGAACGGCAACCTTCACGACGGTGCCGATCGGCGCAATTGCGTGTCGGGCTCGTCGGACCAGCACCCCTTGGGCAGGCCCACCCATTTGTTGCAGGACGCCATGACCACGAAGGTCTCGCTGCGCGCGATCTCGCCCGGCTCGCCGACCCTGGGAATGAGCTCGCTCGTCACCCGGTAGAGATCGGCGACATCGTCGGCCACCACCACTTCGGCAATGATGTCGAAGCGGCCCGTGACCACGGAGGCTGAGGTCACGAAAGGCAGATCGGCAATGCGCTGTGCGATCTCGTGGATGCGGCCCCGCCCCAGGGTGTTGATGCCGACGATGGCCGAGATGAGCTCAGGACGGACCGCGAGGTTCAAGAGCCCGACGATCTTGATCAGCTTCCTGTCCACCAGGCCGCGCAGACGCGAGCGTACGGTCGGCGCCGACACGGCCATCTTCTCGGCGAGCCGACTATGTCCGAGCTGAGCATCCTCGCACAGGAGCTTGACCAGCCGACGGTCCGTCGGGTCGAGGCGTTCCCTCACCGGTGAGTCTTTCTCTTTGGAATAAATTGCGAGAGAAAATTTCTCTTGTGAAAAGAATTGTAGAACGAAATTTTTCAAATGGCAAGCTTTAACCCCATGCTTCACGGCAGAGCCTCGTCGCCAAAAGTCGGGCGAGCCGGAAGCCTTGCGCAGTGACTTCCTGGAAATTTGTCGGAACCGGCTCTCCGTTCAGCCCCACCTCTGCCGCCTTGGGCGCGGCTTTCGCGTGAGGGCGGCGAGCGCCGCTTGGCGCGACCGGGCGGCAAGGCGGAGAAGCTCGTCAGCATCGTCGACGATCTCGGCCGGCGCCTCGTAATAGCTCGCCACCGTCACCGATTTCGATCGCCCTGCGTAACTGAAGGGCGCCGCTCCCAATGCTTCGAAGGCAGGCCGGCTCTCCTCGTTCACGCGCAGATACAGCGAGCCTTTGATGACGAAGGCGAACTGAACGCCGTCGGCGAGGAGCGCTGCGCCGCCGAAGAAGCGGGACACCGTGATCGTCCCGAGCGAGCCAAGCTGGATCGCAATCTCCAGCGCCCTGGCGCGCGCCGTATCGAGGCTCATCCCAGCCGGTCCTCTCCGGAAGCGTGGAGGAAACCGGAGACCGCCTGGAGCCGGCCATCCTTGGATAGCGCCCCGAAGCTCGTTCCGGTTTGCAGCACGGCGTCATCCGGGCCATGCAGGGCCCAATGAGCGAGCGTGCGGTCATGGTAGTGCAGAACCGATCGGATACGGAACCTCCCGCCAGGAACGCTCCGCTGGAAGCCGCCCATATAGTCGGAGAGAGAAGCACGCCCCTCGAGCAGGCCATTCGGATCGCAATAGGTGACATCGTCAGCGAGACATGTTGCGAGCTCGGCGTCGCGCCGGACGGCATCCAGGGACCAGATCGCGGAGTAACGCTCCCACAGGGCTTCAGGCGCCATGCTGTTCCTCCAAAGCATCGAATTCGCTGTTGATGAGACGTTTGAGCGCCGCTTTGTCATGGTGCGCTCTGATGAGCACGAGGATTCCCTGGTAGAGGGCGAGCAGCCGCGCCGCCGTCAGGTTCGGATCGGATTCGGGCCGGAGAACCCCAGCGGCTCGTGCCGAGGAAAGACGTTCGACGAAGGTTTCCGACAAGACCTTCAGGCCTTCCCTCACCCCGGCAGGCGGCCTGCCCTCGCCCCCGAACTCGATGGCGGAATTGGTAATCAGGCAGCCGAAGGACTCACCCCTCGGTTCGCGCAGCAGCGAAAGGAACAAATCGCGCAGGCCGCGCAAGCCTGCGGCCGCGCTCGCATGCTCGGCGATGCGACGGCGAAGGACCGCGCGGTTGTAATGCGCGAAGGCAGAAGCGAATAATCCGGCCTTGTCGCCGAAACTGTTGTAGATGCTCCCAGCCTTCAGCCCCGTCGCCTCTTCGAGATCGCGGATCGAGACCGCGGCATAACCCTGGCGCCGGAAGGCATGCATCGCACCCGTCAGCACCACATCTTCGTCGTAAGCGCGTGAACGTCCCATGCGGTTGCCTCGAATCTTGATCACTCATTCTAAAATGAACGATTTAAAAATGATGTCAAGGCCGCGTGAATGCGCCATCGCGGGCTGCTCCGCGAGCGTTTCAAAATCTTGCAGCGATGGTTTCGCGTCGCCGCGCTGCTCGAGCGCCGGAGAGCTCTAAACTAAGGCTGCGCCACAAGCGGCTCGCGATAAATACCGGTTAGGGCCACGCCGTCGACACCGATCAGGCCTCTGTACATGCCGCTGCCGTTGAACGGCAACGCCACCTCGCCCGCTGCGTCCACGGCGATCAGGCCGCCCGAGCCGCCCAGCGCGCCGAGCGCGGCCACCACCTGCTCGGCCGCCGTCGCCAAGCTCTCGCCGCCGATGCGCACCCGGCTGGCGATATCATGGGCGGCCGCGTAGCGCATGAAGAACTCGCCATGCCCGGTCGCCGAGATGGCGCAGTTCTCGTCCGCCCAGGTGCCGGCCCCAAGCACCGCGGTATCCCCGACCCGCCCGGGTGCCTTGCCGGTCATCCCGCCAGTCGATGTCGCGGCCGCGAGTTTGCCCGCCGCGTCCCGCGCCACCGCCCCGACCGTCCCGTGCCTGGCCGCGTCGTCGCGTGTGTCCTCGGCCGTCAGCCGCCGCCGCTCCAGCTCCTCCTGCAGAGCCTTCCAGCGCCACTCGGTGTGGAAATAGGTCGGATCCTCGAAGGCGACCCCCTGCTCCCGGCAAAAGCTTATCGCCCCCTCGCCGATCAACAGCACATGCTCGGAGCGCTCCATCACCGCCCGGGCTGCAAGCACCGGATTGCGCGGCCCCGCGATGCCGGCGACCGCGCCGGCGGCGCGCGTGCTCCCTTCCATCACTGCCGCATCCATCTCGTGCGTGCCGGCCGAGGTATAGACGGCGCCCCGCGCGGCATTGAATTGTGGATCATCCTCCAGCGCCATCACGGCGGCCGTCACCGCATCCAGCGCCGGGCTCCCGGATTGCAGCACGCGGTATCCCGCCAGCAACGCCGTGCGCAGCCCGGCACGGAATTCGGCCGCGGCCTCGGCAGTCATAGCCTCTCGCCGCCGCACCCCGGCGCCGCCGTGAATAGCCAATGAATATCTCATCACGATAAGCTCATATCGGCATTCTCATCAGATCGTCAGCCCAACGCCGCGGACGAGCCTTCATCAACGTAGCTTCTGATCGAGCGCGTCGCGCAGCCCGTCGCCGAGCAGGTTGAACGCCAGCACGGTCACGAAAATGGCTATGCCCGGAAACAGTGTCAAATGATCAGCGACGCCGAGATAGCTGCGCCCGTCGGAGAGCATCGCGCCCCATTCGGGGCTCGGCGGCTGGGCGCCCAGGCCGATGAAGCTCAGCGCCGCCGCGGTCAGGATCGAGGTGCCGATACGCAAGGTGAGATAGACGATCACGCCCGGCAAGGTCCCCGGAAGGATATGATGGAGGATGAGCGGCAAGCGGCGCACGCCGATGCTGCGCGCCGCCTGCACATAGACGGTCTGCTTCAGCGCGAGCGTCGTGCCGCGCACCAGCCGCGCGAACACGGGCATGCTGAACACCGCGATCGCGTAGACCACGTTCGAAATGCCCGGGCCGAGCACCGCCACCACGGCGATCGCCAAGAGGATGCCGGGAAAGGCCAGCAGGACATCGCAAAAGCGCATGACGACGCTGTCCACCCAGCCGCCGACGAAGCCGCTCACGAGGCCGAGCGTTATGCCAGTGAAGCAACCCAGGACCACGGATACGAATCCCACCGTCAGCGATACTCGCCCGCCCCATATGATGCGGCTGAATATGTCGCGCCCGAATACGTCGGTGCCGGCGAAATGGGCGAGCGAGGGCCCCGACAGCACGTTGTCGTAATCGGGGGTCGTCGCGTCATAGGGCGCTATCCACGGCGCCAGCACGGCCGCCAGGATCAATAGCAGGAGCACAATGCCCGCGAGCAGCGGAATGCGCTTGCGCCGGAAGCGCCGCGCGAACTCGCCGAGCGGAGAGCTGATCTGGACGGTCCGGATCGCGATTTCGCTCATCGCAGACGGATCTCCGGATTGAGCACGGCATAGAG from Rhizobiales bacterium GAS188 includes:
- a CDS encoding polar amino acid transport system permease protein: MLGNFSFRVILESMPEFGYGLLATLWLSMIAFAGAVAVGIIACAMKLQRARLLRAPATVFIDAIRATPLLAQLYFLYFGLPRLGIVLPERLVGILALSLNSGAYVAEIIRAGILSIPRGQVEAGISSGMTYPQRMRLVILPQAFRVTIPPLLGQAIVLVKDSALLSLIAVAELTRAGQLLASDRFMPAEAFLTTAACYLVLYYGLKGLASLSLLRLGLQPAR
- a CDS encoding amino acid ABC transporter substrate-binding protein, PAAT family, whose product is MKIAKLLVAGVALLHVAGAVGAKAGTLDEITKRGELRVAVQTQGPPFSMVDKTGARTGSSVELAELMAKEMGVKINFLNFDWDGLIPALLSGKADLLVGDMTPTLARAMKVGFTKPFMYTGSVVFTKAGGKFNSTEDCKAPGTRIAVLLGATGEKEAKAALPKGEIKSYKGGGPLLLDAVNNGQADCGVNDVSAVTGQSAAYPAGTFTVMPQMLSKEPLAFAVRYDSQDLLIWMNLFLDQATLDGRLKKNLDYWVNSDDWKKDH
- a CDS encoding Saccharopine dehydrogenase, NADP-dependent, translated to MKVAVLGGLGLQGRAAIADLANSAGVEEIVCVDTAPDGLSRLAGLVDPGSVRLVVPEGPMRQALADVMRDVDVAIDLMPLPLMREAVLAAIETRTPIVTTNYAKSVKDLAPAAEAAGISVMTECGLDPGIDLVLYRRAARQFDSVMVIDSYCGGIPEPKARTEPLSYKVSWNFDMVLMSQNRDSVLLEQGEPVQIPARQQHNNPFIHEIEVDGLGRLEAVPNGDAVRYAEMLGVAGTLQRTGRYTLRWPGWSAFWNPLKELGFLSEEPVPGLLGKVSPREFLGRLLGPQLQYGAAEKDLCVMRNVFRGVKGGRRKTVTSDLVIERDLVSGLFGMSIGVGCPASVVAQMLVRGEVAGSGLLNPLMHVPDGPFFSELAKRGIQVSDTTTWDP
- a CDS encoding transcriptional regulator, AsnC family, producing the protein MKHGVKACHLKNFVLQFFSQEKFSLAIYSKEKDSPVRERLDPTDRRLVKLLCEDAQLGHSRLAEKMAVSAPTVRSRLRGLVDRKLIKIVGLLNLAVRPELISAIVGINTLGRGRIHEIAQRIADLPFVTSASVVTGRFDIIAEVVVADDVADLYRVTSELIPRVGEPGEIARSETFVVMASCNKWVGLPKGCWSDEPDTQLRRSAPS
- a CDS encoding Transcriptional regulator of competence genes, TfoX/Sxy family; the protein is MSLDTARARALEIAIQLGSLGTITVSRFFGGAALLADGVQFAFVIKGSLYLRVNEESRPAFEALGAAPFSYAGRSKSVTVASYYEAPAEIVDDADELLRLAARSRQAALAALTRKPRPRRQRWG
- a CDS encoding SnoaL-like domain-containing protein, which translates into the protein MAPEALWERYSAIWSLDAVRRDAELATCLADDVTYCDPNGLLEGRASLSDYMGGFQRSVPGGRFRIRSVLHYHDRTLAHWALHGPDDAVLQTGTSFGALSKDGRLQAVSGFLHASGEDRLG
- a CDS encoding transcriptional regulator, TetR family; amino-acid sequence: MGRSRAYDEDVVLTGAMHAFRRQGYAAVSIRDLEEATGLKAGSIYNSFGDKAGLFASAFAHYNRAVLRRRIAEHASAAAGLRGLRDLFLSLLREPRGESFGCLITNSAIEFGGEGRPPAGVREGLKVLSETFVERLSSARAAGVLRPESDPNLTAARLLALYQGILVLIRAHHDKAALKRLINSEFDALEEQHGA